The window GATCTGCCGGTAATGCTCGTTGAGGCCGCAGGCCGTGAGCCGCTGCTTCAGGCGGTTCGCGCGCACCAGCAGCGTCACCAGCAGGCCGATCCCGCCACTGTTCATGTAGTCGAGCCCACCAAAGTTCAGGATCACCACGCGCGTCCGCTCGCCCGACGCCTGGTTGTACGCCTCCATCAGCGGCCCCTCGGACTGGGCCGTGATGTCGCCACGGATATCGACGATGCTGGTCCGATCGTCGATGCGCCTCACGCCCATCACTGTCGTGCTCTGTGTCATCTCGGACCTCCCTCTCGCGCGAACGCGGTGTCCTCGCTTTCGAAGAGCTTCATGAAGTCGGATAGGCGCGTGACCTCGAAGATCTCGCGGTAGTGATCCGACAGGGCGCAGGCCTCGATCGCGCGCTTGTCTTTCCGCGCCCGCGCCAGCAGCCCGACGATGAGCGCGATGCCCTGGCTGTTGATGTAGTCGACGCCTGCGAAGTTCAAGAGGATCGTGTTCGAGGCGCGCTCCGCGTCCGCGTACGCGTCGTTCAGCGTCGCCTCGGCCGAGATGTCGATCTGCGCCGGCAGGTCGATCACCGAGACCGCGCCGCGCCGGCGCACTCTCGCCCGGTCACTGGTCAGCGCCATCGGTCGCCTCCTTCATCTTCACCACGAGCTCGACGGTGTGGTGACGGTCATCGCTGCTCACGCGCATGTCGTCGACCATGTTCTTGATCAGGAAGAGGCCCCAGCCGCGGGGCTTCTGCAGGCCGGCGAGCTTCGCCTCGAGATCCGGCGTGGCCGCTGGGGGGATCTCACGTCCCCCGCCCTGGTCGGTGATGCTCACGCGCAGCTCGCCGTCCGCCATCGCGACGCGGACCTTTACCGGCAGCTCGGCGCGACTCTGGTTGCCATGCTCGATGGCGTTCATCGTGGCTTCCGCGACAGCCGTCTTGAGGCGCTCGAGACGCTTGGGGCCCAGCCCGAGCGCACCGGCGGTCGCCGCGACGCGGTCCATCGCGA of the Candidatus Limnocylindria bacterium genome contains:
- a CDS encoding STAS domain-containing protein, coding for MTQSTTVMGVRRIDDRTSIVDIRGDITAQSEGPLMEAYNQASGERTRVVILNFGGLDYMNSGGIGLLVTLLVRANRLKQRLTACGLNEHYRQIFELTRLDEAIAIYVAEDQALVAARS
- a CDS encoding STAS domain-containing protein, which encodes MALTSDRARVRRRGAVSVIDLPAQIDISAEATLNDAYADAERASNTILLNFAGVDYINSQGIALIVGLLARARKDKRAIEACALSDHYREIFEVTRLSDFMKLFESEDTAFAREGGPR